A single region of the Streptomyces sp. NBC_00425 genome encodes:
- a CDS encoding MFS transporter, translated as MTHTTTDRPTREASGAVVPVLAFAGIVVAVMQTLLVPVIKDLPQLLGTSPSNATWVLTSTLLSGAVATPIMGRLGDLYGKRRLLIASLAVMVVGALVSALTSDLITMIAGRTLQGFAMGAIPLGIGLMRDMLPREKLGSAMALMSSSIGVGGGLALPLAALIAQHADWHALFYGAAGLGALAIVLTLLVVPESPARAEGTFDVLGAIGLSAGLVLFLLPITKGSDWGWTSGTTLGLFAAAAVVLVLWGVMELRVKAPLVDLRTTARPAVLFTNLASIMVGVSFYVVSLVLPQLLQLPKATGYGLGQSMVVAGLLVAPLGLTMMVTAPVYARLSAKYGPKVTLILGMLIIAIGYGAGLGLMSAAWQSLVIAVVLGAGIGLAYSSLPALIVGAVPASETGAANGLNTLMRSIGTSVSSAVIGMVLANTANDVGGVAVPTMHGFRVSFLIATAAVAIGLVLALFLPRQQRPSETSQLRASSEEDAVLARAEEALRGFRGRVLDAHGVPVARARVTLIDRRGRQAGATLSEPDGSYALAVPAQGPYVLAAKAPGHGPLASSATHAGDARPVDLDLALPGETVTA; from the coding sequence ATGACGCACACGACCACCGACCGGCCCACCCGCGAGGCGAGCGGAGCCGTGGTCCCGGTCCTCGCCTTCGCGGGCATCGTGGTCGCGGTGATGCAGACCCTGCTCGTCCCGGTCATCAAGGACCTGCCCCAGTTGCTGGGCACCTCGCCCAGCAACGCCACCTGGGTCCTCACCTCGACCCTGCTCTCCGGCGCCGTGGCCACCCCGATCATGGGCCGCCTCGGCGACCTGTACGGCAAGCGCCGCCTGCTCATCGCCAGCCTCGCCGTCATGGTCGTCGGCGCCCTGGTCAGCGCGCTCACCAGCGACCTGATCACCATGATCGCCGGCCGCACCCTCCAGGGCTTCGCCATGGGCGCGATCCCGCTCGGCATCGGCCTGATGCGGGACATGCTGCCCCGCGAGAAGCTCGGCTCGGCGATGGCCCTGATGAGCTCCTCGATCGGCGTCGGCGGCGGCCTCGCGCTGCCCCTCGCGGCCCTGATCGCCCAGCACGCCGACTGGCACGCCCTCTTCTACGGCGCCGCGGGCCTCGGCGCGCTCGCCATCGTCCTCACCCTCCTCGTCGTCCCCGAGTCCCCCGCGCGCGCGGAAGGCACCTTCGACGTCCTCGGCGCGATCGGCCTCTCCGCCGGCCTCGTCCTGTTCCTGCTGCCCATCACCAAGGGCAGCGACTGGGGCTGGACCTCCGGCACCACCCTCGGCCTGTTCGCCGCCGCGGCCGTCGTCCTCGTCCTGTGGGGCGTCATGGAACTGCGTGTGAAGGCGCCGCTGGTCGACCTGCGCACCACGGCCCGCCCGGCCGTCCTCTTCACCAACCTGGCCTCGATCATGGTCGGCGTCTCGTTCTACGTCGTCTCCCTGGTCCTGCCCCAGCTGCTCCAGCTGCCGAAGGCCACCGGCTACGGCCTCGGCCAGTCGATGGTCGTCGCCGGCCTGCTCGTCGCACCGCTCGGCCTGACGATGATGGTCACCGCGCCCGTCTACGCCCGGCTGTCCGCCAAGTACGGCCCCAAGGTCACCCTGATCCTCGGCATGCTGATCATCGCGATCGGCTACGGCGCCGGCCTCGGACTGATGAGCGCCGCCTGGCAGAGCCTCGTCATCGCGGTCGTCCTCGGCGCGGGCATCGGCCTCGCCTACTCCTCGCTGCCCGCGCTGATCGTCGGCGCGGTCCCGGCCTCCGAGACCGGCGCGGCCAACGGCCTCAACACCCTCATGCGGTCCATCGGGACGTCGGTGTCCAGCGCCGTCATCGGCATGGTGCTCGCCAACACCGCGAACGACGTCGGCGGCGTCGCCGTGCCGACCATGCACGGCTTCCGCGTCTCCTTCCTGATCGCCACCGCCGCCGTCGCGATCGGCCTGGTCCTCGCACTGTTCCTGCCCCGGCAGCAGCGCCCGTCCGAGACCTCGCAGCTGCGCGCCAGCAGCGAGGAGGACGCCGTGCTGGCGCGCGCCGAGGAAGCCCTTCGCGGCTTCCGCGGCCGGGTGCTGGACGCCCACGGCGTCCCGGTCGCCCGCGCCAGGGTCACCCTCATCGACCGCCGCGGCCGTCAGGCCGGCGCGACCCTCTCGGAGCCGGACGGCAGCTACGCCCTCGCCGTCCCGGCCCAGGGGCCCTACGTCCTCGCCGCGAAGGCCCCGGGCCACGGCCCCCTGGCGAGCTCCGCGACCCACGCGGGCGACGCCCGCCCGGTGGACCTGGACCTGGCCCTGCCGGGCGAGACCGTCACGGCCTGA